From a single Capsicum annuum cultivar UCD-10X-F1 chromosome 12, UCD10Xv1.1, whole genome shotgun sequence genomic region:
- the LOC124889333 gene encoding early nodulin-like protein 1 isoform X2, with the protein MVQLCTKLPSSKAWHKFCENFSFSSSPISQPLYNHLPPTFHLFFPPKEISINNGNAKSPTMFLDFDFEPEFYNVMQVSRREYGDCTGDNPYKVFSDGPVNITLMEAGVFYYICSILNYCSLGQRFTVTVLQNNRSLPTSSPSSSPLPSM; encoded by the exons ATGGTTCAACTCTGCACTAAACTGCCCTCATCAAAAGCGTGGCACAAATTCTGTGAAaacttttcattttcttcatcccCCATCTCTCAACCGCTTTACAACCATCTTCCCCCCACATTTCATCTCTTTTTCCCTCCCAAAGAAATATCAATCAATAATGGAAATGCAAAATCACCAACAATGTTTCTTG attttgattttgaaccaGAATTTTACAATGTGATGCAAGTGTCAAGAAGAGAATATGGTGATTGCACGGGTGATAATCCATACAAGGTATTTAGTGATGGCCCAGTGAATATTACATTAATGGAGGCTGGTGTGTTTTACTACATCTGTAGCATTTTAAACTATTGTTCATTAGGCCAGAGGTTTACTGTCACTGTCCTTCAAAATAATCGCTCTCTACCAACTTCCTCGCCCTCATCCTCGCCTTTGCCTTCAATGTGA
- the LOC124889333 gene encoding mavicyanin-like isoform X1, which produces MEMQNHQQCFLVTFALLLLLVILHHQSYAIEHLVGDSIWTIPPTNNFYTNWSSHQIFFPGDTLYFDFEPEFYNVMQVSRREYGDCTGDNPYKVFSDGPVNITLMEAGVFYYICSILNYCSLGQRFTVTVLQNNRSLPTSSPSSSPLPSM; this is translated from the exons ATGGAAATGCAAAATCACCAACAATGTTTCTTGGTAACATTtgcactattattattattagtaatatTGCATCATCAATCATATGCCATAGAGCATTTAGTTGGTGACTCAATTTGGACTATCCCTCCCACTAATAACTTCTACACCAATTGGTCTTCTCACCAAATTTTCTTCCCTGGAGACACTCTCT attttgattttgaaccaGAATTTTACAATGTGATGCAAGTGTCAAGAAGAGAATATGGTGATTGCACGGGTGATAATCCATACAAGGTATTTAGTGATGGCCCAGTGAATATTACATTAATGGAGGCTGGTGTGTTTTACTACATCTGTAGCATTTTAAACTATTGTTCATTAGGCCAGAGGTTTACTGTCACTGTCCTTCAAAATAATCGCTCTCTACCAACTTCCTCGCCCTCATCCTCGCCTTTGCCTTCAATGTGA
- the LOC107849643 gene encoding uncharacterized protein At5g39865, translating to MKAMKGKLLKKLKTIKTIGYLKPERVLHSNASEGYIHTSPRKLSSSPLTPIQVHEDYPKKNVPSSVEDQEAEIIDVSELMKDLEDQEMEMEDELDDKENVRPFVKVKKLEILRENVENLSPLKPKIVTFDENVENFSTLKPKNENFITPLLDFDVLNFRRPDLDSGTLFDPNLLAAFEEVVMVVKAHEAERKAKIKEKTFKPLEERKKDDDDEKEPPLKARKIEETIDPLLEFEEKCPPGGCDSVILYTTGLRGIRKTFEDCHSIRFLLENFRVMFFERDISMHSEFKEELWRVLEEKVVPPRLFIKGRYIGGAEEVLTLHEQGKFRPLLEGIQIDNFQCPCEGCAGMRFIMCFKCNGSQKIVLEDDEGDSMRCPECNENGLIVCPYCC from the coding sequence atgaaGGCTATGAAAGGAAAGCTTCTCAAGAAATTAAAGACGATCAAAACAATCGGGTATTTGAAGCCGGAAAGAGTGCTCCATTCGAATGCATCAGAGGGATATATTCATACTTCGCCACGAAAATTAAGCTCTTCTCCATTAACTCCTATTCAAGTTCATGAAGACTATCCGAAAAAGAATGTTCCGAGCAGCGTAGAAGATCAAGAAGCTGAGATTATCGATGTTTCTGAGCTAATGAAGGATCTTGAAGATCAAGAAATGGAAATGGAAGATGAGCTCGACGATAAAGAGAACGTAAGGCCTTTTGTAAAGGTGAAAAAGCTTGAAATTTTGAGGGAAAATGTTGAGAATTTAAGTCCATTGAAGCCAAAGATTGTGACTTTTGATGAAAATGTGGAGAATTTTAGCACATTGAAGCCGAAGAATGAGAATTTTATCACCCCtttgttagactttgatgtgttGAACTTTAGGCGACCGGATTTGGATTCGGGTACCCTTTTTGATCCAAATCTTCTTGCTGCATTTGAGGAAGTAGTCATGGTTGTTAAAGCTCATGAAGCAGAGAGAAAGGCGAAGATCAAAGAAAAGACATTCAAACCActggaagaaagaaaaaaagatgatgatgatgaaaaggAACCACCTTTAAAAGCtcgaaaaattgaagaaactataGACCCCTTGTTGGAATTTGAAGAGAAATGTCCACCAGGAGGGTGTGATTCAGTGATTCTTTACACAACAGGTCTTAGAGGCATACGAAAGACGTTTGAAGACTGTCATAGTATTCGATTCCTGTTAGAGAATTTTCGGGTTATGTTCTTCGAGAGGGATATTTCGATGCATTCTGAGTTTAAGGAGGAGTTATGGAGGGTTTTGGAAGAGAAAGTTGTGCCACCAAGGTTGTTTATCAAAGGAAGGTACATTGGTGGAGCTGAGGAAGTGTTGACATTGCATGAACAAGGGAAGTTTAGGCCACTTCTTGAAGGAATTcaaattgataattttcaatgtCCATGTGAAGGGTGTGCTGGAATGAGGTTTATTATGTGTTTCAAGTGCAATGGAAGCCAGAAAATCGTGCTTGAAGATGATGAAGGTGATTCAATGAGATGTCCTGAATGTAATGAAAATGGATTGATTGTGTGTCCTTATTGCTGTTGA